A single region of the Drosophila miranda strain MSH22 chromosome 2, D.miranda_PacBio2.1, whole genome shotgun sequence genome encodes:
- the LOC108156140 gene encoding S-phase kinase-associated protein 2, producing MSSRKHRGHENMENLCPVTRKRSTNKNLAVGAGALLSVTKTTCYENTSSPSALTYEALEEMGVGMLDSEESSSSAMSAIALVVSTSDDNSNETTPHVSVARMSHQQPQRLSISSTGDTTLDSSGNNTILVDDMQQKLHALAQAKRSALGSDCSSNSNSPSKRTRNPLVAVSCNNQCDSAAPLNMQPSTSRQALRQPKKATPTPTPHLINSQQGKESFFVYRTPSMSAHISSGINYFDKLSDEILLDIFKWLPKKALLRMATVSRRFNRCSRDETLWTRLDLGFRTLRPAALEQIVRRGVSVLRLAQAYIQEPAFTPLASDFKSRLQYLDLSMTSISRVSLRSLMSQCRQLKKLSLENAELSDEICAEIAKNKSLEALNLTMASGLTARSVRLMMESLTNLSSLNISWTDLSADAVTALVTHISPNVIRLNVAGCRRVLFDSHVKSLQSRCPQLLELDLSDCNSLTPAAIKEIMQFQMLEYLSVSRCYLIPAASFIELKDMSSLTYLDIFGMLSDGAMEALEQQMPKMGINKFIHSSVSRPTVGSRRTSIWGLRTRD from the exons ATGAGTAGCCGTAAACACAGGGGACACGAAAATATGGAAAATCTGTGCCCCGTCACCAG AAAACGCTCAACAAATAAGAACCTCGCTGTAGGTGCGGGCGCTCTCCTTTCCGTCACAAAAACAACTTGCTACGAAAACACTTCTTCGCCATCGGCACTAACCTACGAGGCACTAGAAGAGATGGGTGTTGGAATGTTGGACTCCGAGGAGAGCAGCTCATCAGCCATGTCGGCCATTGCACTGGTCGTGAGTACGAGCGATGACAATTCTAACGAGACTACTCCGCATGTCAGTGTGGCTCGTATGTCGCATCAGCAACCCCAACGCCTGAGTATTAGCTCCACAGGCGACACAACGCTGGACAGCAGCGGAAACAACACGATCCTTGTCGACGATATGCAGCAAAAGCTTCATGCTCTGGCCCAAGCTAAGCGCTCGGCTCTGGGCTCTGACTGTAGCAGCAACTCGAATTCCCCCAGCAAACGGACGCGAAATCCACTAGTGGCAGTTTCGTGCAACAATCAGTGCGATAGTGCTGCTCCGCTTAATATGCAGCCCTCCACCAGCAGGCAGGCCCTCCGTCAGCCCAAGAAAGCTACCCCAACGCCTACGCCCCATTTAATCAACAGCCAACAGGGAAAAGAAAGCTTCTTCGTGTATCGAACGCCCTCAATGAGTGCTCACATCAGTAGTGGGATAAACTACTTCGACAAGTTGTCAGATGAAATTTTACTGGATATTTTTAAGTGGCTGCCAAAAAAAGCACTCTTGCGGATGGCGACCGTGAGTCGACGTTTTAACCGATGTTCCCGGGATGAAACTCTTTGGACACGACTGGATCTCGGTTTTCGCACGCTTCGTCCAGCTGCCCTCGAACAGATTGTGCGCCGAGGTGTCTCTGTGCTGCGTCTGGCCCAGGCTTAT aTACAAGAGCCCGCTTTTACTCCATTGGCCTCCGACTTTAAATCCCGTTTGCAATATCTGGACCTAAGCATGACTTCCATTAGCCGAGTGTCTTTGCGCTCCCTTATGTCCCAATGCCGACAGCTAAAAAAACTAAGCCTGGAAAATGCAGAGCTTAGTGATGAAATTTGCGCTGAGATTGCAAAGAACAAATCCCTGGAGGCACTGAATCTAACTATGGCCAGCGGTTTAACGGCCAGGAGTGTGCGACTGATGATGGAATCCCTCACAAATCTAAGCAGCTTAAACATTTCATGGACAGATTTGAGTGCTGATGCTGTGACTGCCTTGGTCACACACATCTCTCCCAATGTCATTCGCCTCAATGTGGCTGGCTGCCGACGCGTACTGTTTGACTCCC ATGTGAAATCGTTGCAGAGCCGTTGCCCCCAGCTTCTAGAGCTCGATTTGTCGGACTGCAACAGCCTGACGCCAGCGGCAATTAAGGAAATTATGCAGTTCCAAATGCTGGAATATTTGTCAGTTTCTCGTTGTTACCTTATTCCTGCGGCTAGTTTTAT TGAACTGAAGGATATGTCGTCTCTCACGTATCTGGACATTTTTGGAATGCTGTCGGACGGCGCAATGGAGGCACTTGAACAGCAGATGCCCAAAATGGGGATCAACAAGTTCATTCATAGTTCAGTCTCGCGGCCGACGGTAGGCTCGCGTCGTACCTCGATTTGGGGGCTGCGCACGAGGGACTAA
- the LOC108156143 gene encoding uncharacterized protein LOC108156143: protein MKLQLTVCSLLVIACCVVDAYNDDGQPGCKTQTELDIAFFRNSWDPTSYWMCDELNVPATQMKCPEETGFVESLKNCVSWDEWEWESPVAPLSEVDE, encoded by the coding sequence ATGAAGCTTCAACTCACCGTCTGCTCCCTGCTAGTGATTGCCTGCTGTGTTGTCGATGCCTACAATGATGATGGTCAGCCTGGCTGCAAGACTCAAACGGAACTAGACATTGCATTTTTCCGGAACAGCTGGGATCCTACGTCCTACTGGATGTGTGATGAACTTAACGTACCAGCCACCCAAATGAAGTGCCCCGAAGAAACGGGCTTTGTAGAAAGCCTCAAGAACTGTGTCAGCTGGGacgaatgggaatgggaaagTCCTGTTGCTCCACTCAGCGAAGTGGACGAGTGA
- the LOC108156141 gene encoding uncharacterized protein LOC108156141, whose translation MVKTLLLPPVITSFIKMSMRTRALVFSTFFGSCLAIGLLLVSMTTNHWVRANPRRHTSSKAKGDVNFGLFYGNQHLDLGFGVRTYPVDVYTFIRTENGDTSFWLWLLTTLGTGFGLLACAVAAIAAVLKSASAAKRGGTMVLLLTANISAAGAQVVAFVAWLVQFYHYLIHNVLLTEHQQQHWYSTGLASLGYSFYLVVISTIVVLLNITILLYARRRESRDRRLRLEPESKDKHQAAIMLY comes from the exons ATGGTGAAAACCTTGCTCTTGCCCCCGGTAATCACAAGTTTTATCAAGATGAGCATGCGCACACGTGCGTTAGTCTTTTCTACATTTTTTGGTAGTTGCCTGGCCATTGGCCTGCTACTTGTTAGCATGACCACAAACCACTGGGTACGAGCCAACCCGCGAAGACACACTTCATCAAAAGCTAAGGGCGATGTCAATTTTGGCCTTTTCTATGGAAACCAGCACCTAGACCTCGGATTTGGAGTACGGACCTATCCAGTTGATG TTTACACCTTTATTCGAACTGAGAACGGCGACACAAgcttttggctttggcttctTACGACTTTGGGCACTGGATTTGGCCTCTTAGCGTGTGCCGTGGCTGCCATTGCTGCCGTCCTAAAGTCTGCCTCGGCAGCCAAAAGAGGCGGCACCATGGTTCTGCTTTTAACTGCCAATATATCAGCCGCAGGAGCGCAGGTTGTGGCCTTTGTTGCATGGCTAGTGCAGTTCTACCACTATCTCATACACAACGTGCTTCTCACcgagcaccagcagcaacactGGTATAGCACTGGGCTGGCTTCTCTGGGCTATAGCTTCTACTTGGTCGTGATTTCCACCATTGTGGTGCTGCTCAACATAACGATTCTCCTTTATGCCAGACGTCGGGAGAGCCGCGATCGCCGTCTTCGCTTAGAGCCGGAAAGCAAGGACAAGCATCAGGCCGCCATAATGCTGTACTAG